The Heteronotia binoei isolate CCM8104 ecotype False Entrance Well chromosome 11, APGP_CSIRO_Hbin_v1, whole genome shotgun sequence genome includes the window GGCTTCATAGCTGAGTTATATGACGGGTATCATTCCTTCTATAAGGGCACATTTGATCGGAACCTAGTTTTTGAAGTAAGCCAGAGAGTTGATTCACAGCCATAATAGATTAATCTAGCTCTTAGTTCAGCCTTAATCCACTGAACCATGTCCCTTTGCCCACAACCATCTACCATAGACTAGCTACTGACAGCCACAGATTGATGATCTTTGTTTACATGATGAACAACATTCAGAGTTATTTACCCTTTGCTCTCTGCTTGGTTTACTTGTCATCTCCACTGCAAACCTCTGCAGTATTTGGCGTACCTCCTTTGGGTAATTCCGGTTTTTCACTCCCTCAGGACAGAAAGAGGCTGGTGGAGGATTCCTGTGCACAAAGGACAGAAAAACTGAAGCCCTCTTCCAGCTCCAGGAAGTACACCAAACAATAATGCACATGATTTAAGCACCTATGAGCTGCTGATAAACCCAGCCCTCTGTTCATATCATGAAACGTGGTGGTGGCAAACAGGGATTTTGTATTGCTGTAGACCCATGTCTATTTCTAAGCCAATctaacaatggtgatgccaggcaAGGTCAACAACAGCTCAGGTTGTGCCAACCTGGCTATGGCAGCTTCGTAGTCCTAGGCAAAACCTGATCTTCAGTATCACCCCCTGGCCATCCACAGGGGTAAACTCTTTCCATGGGCAAACTGCCACAGTGGCATGGAAAGCAACACATCTGATCCTGGTGCTAGAGTCCCCTGAGTCTTATGCCACCAAAAACTGTGTTTTGACCCGGAGGGGACAGGCAAATACTGAAGGCCAAGCCAATGTAGTACAATAGTGATTGAAGTTACAGAAGCATATCTTCTCCAGGGTAATTTATTTAGTGGTTAATTGGGCACATATTAGATATTGTTAAaagaggatctctctctctctaaaatgGGTAATAAAAAAATATTGGCACGGACACTGGGTCAAACACAAAATGTTGGGAAGGCAGCAAACCATACATCTTGTTACAAAGAAGGTGGTTATTTCTGAATGGATGGTTCCTGCACAGCTAATGGTGATGCCTCCTTCTAAACCATCTTCTACTCAAATTAGGTGGGGGaaagccacaagtggctctttgctttggagtGCAAAACTCTGTCAAAGAAGGAAATGGGTTCCATCAGTGGGTTCTGGGGGATTCACTGCCATCACACTGGGAATCACTGGCCTGCAGACTCCCTTATGTGGTCTTTGCAGTTCCAGCCATGTACACACACATCCTCCATGTTTTCTGGCCCTGTGTGTGCTTAGAAATGGTTTTGTAGATCTTCTCAAGACAGCCCTCAAGACTCAACAGCAGTTCAGGAAAGGAGTTCCAGGTTGTCTTGAGTTTTGGCATTGGAAAATAAGTATCTGCTCTGGAATCCTCCAGCAGAAGGTAGAAAGGAGGCAGTGGAGAAATTTGATTAGCAAGCTTAACAGAACCTGAGTTTTAACCAGCAAAAAACACATCAGTCAGTCCCTCCCAGCAGTTACTTCTTTTGGCCTTCCCACCAAGTACCTTTGCCTACACCGGAATTTCTGGACAGGTGTCAAAGACTGTTTGTGCCATTTCTCCATAGCTTTGTGATAGTGGATCTCATTCCAAAGCTGGAccagttcctctttctctatTGCTCTGCAGCCCTGAGACAACAGAGGGTGGATAGTTTACTTTTCATGAAGTGTAGTACCAATCCCACTTTTCTCAAGCTTCCTGCTTTCTTTGAGGTATAGGCTGGACTCTGAAATTGTCAGAAGTGGAGGAGTGTACACTGTCTCCTGCCTCATCTTCAGAGGCAGTATAGATTTAGATAGACGGGGTCATGACACAGggcatcctttccttcctgttctcTTATACTGTCCTTTAAGTAGAATGCTATTCTTAGGGAcaaggcttccttccttccatcttaaCACTTCTCTCTCCTGcacacacaaagaaggagcaCATTCTCCATCTTTGACACCATGGATGCAATATCCATCTCTGGTCAgatccagtgttccctcaaagttgagttaccatgagctagctcatagatttttagcttccagctcacacatttttgtcttagctcaggaaggatgaccccagagcacactaatttatgcaacaggtcacaactttaatgccagtagctcacaaagtagtatttttgctcacaagtatTTTTTGGAGATTatatagagctccatgcagagtaccaatggtcaccatcgaactttcagaaccgctatactgtactgtattaatatagcaccatgaaatgttttaaataatttaaatatgtaattatgttttatatgttttattggttttaatggaagtaatgtgatgttgtgagccgccctgagtccacttgcgaagagggcgggatataagcttaacgtaagaaataaataaataataaacaagactctgcagcttagagggaacattggtcagatccTATCCCTAGCTCTCATCTATactatctagaatggagttccctaATAAAGAACTATTTTGTTTAAACTTGACAGTTGGCTCAGTATAACTTTGTATTACTGCTAGCACATGCACCGTACCAAGTTACCAGTGTGTGACAACTTAATGCTACATGAGAGAGATTCCTGGCTGCAGTATACCAGTGAATCTAACAGCAATAGCAGTGGAAACTATTCTCTCTGGCCTTAACTAGTCTATCTTCCTATCCCCACAGCAGTTTCTCCACAAAAAGGTCTACCTTTCAGAACTGCAGGAAGGATTTCACTTTATGGTCCCTGGATTTCATGGTCCCTTAACTCTGCAATCTgagcattcccctccccccagtcattAAATGAACGCAAATTGAAAATCCAATAATAGAATCTGGATAAATGGGCTCTAGTTTGGGGGGGGTGTTGGAGGTATTTTAGTCTTGTAAGGCACCACAAAACTGCTGTTCATTTTTTTCTTCAACAAGTTCACATTGATGTCCCTCTGTGATAATGTACATGAAGCACTTTGGATATGGAAAGTGCTATAAAAATgtacagagccctgtggcacagagtggtaagctgcagtattgcagtccaagctctgttcacgacctgagttcgatcccggcgaaagctgggttcaggtggccggctcaaggttgactcagtcttgcatccttctgaggttggtaatataagtacccagcttgctgggggtaaagtgcagatgactggggaaagcaatggcaaatcaccctgtaaaaagtcttctgtggaaatgtcgtgatgcaacgtcatcccagagttagaaacaactggtgcttgcacaagggactacctttaaaaaaaattaaaatcttaaGAGTATTACTGCAAGAAATCAAGAGTGTATTTCTACCTCTAGAAGTTTGCAAGCCAAATTGTACTGACTGCTGTGGATGTGAACAAGTACAGAAGCCCGGACTACATGGATATTAGTGAGGAGGAATTCCCAATGTCTTCCCTGTTTCATAGCCTTCACCAGCTTCTCCAGATGGACTATCCTGCGAGAAGAGTGCTGGAAGTTCTGACATAGCCTTCCTGCTTCATCCAGCAGCTTGGTCTGGGGAGAATCTTCACAGTCATTCCTCTTAAGCAGAGCCAAGAACCGCTTCATCTTTTTAGCCCAGGAGTTGCCTCTTCTGTGTAATATAAATAACATTTCAGATAGGATTTTCCAGTTAAAATGGAGGCAAAAGACATGTTATTGAATGTATGAATATGCTTTATACTGAACCAAACTGGTATTATCTATTCTGACTggtggtagctctccagggtctcaggtagagaggTCATTCCTCAACATCTACTACCTAAAGATCAAAGTGAATTAGAACTGGATGTGGTTGGAattctgaagggtttttttggggtgggggtgtaaATGATTACCATGTGAAGGCTCTAATTTTCTTGAACATAAATGGCCCTAGAAATCAGTGCATTGCCTTTGGGGCAAACTATATAAAGGGGAAAATGCATTTGGTGAAATGCTCCCTTCTACACAACacagttttaaaacattttcttagGGCTTGAGTCTGTCAAGCCTTCCCTAGAAGCCCTGCCACATAATCTCAGGCACATGGGCAATGGTTATATTGACTCAGAAGTTTTGGAAATACAGAGAGAGATAGAAGGTGACAGAGCTGGCCCTTATTTCTTTTCCATGTTCCAGAGTTGAGTCCTGTTGAAGAGAAGGGGCACAGAGGGTTGCCAGGGGACCTAGCTGCTTTGTGTCTCGTCCTCAAACTGGCACAGAGGTCTGGTCCGTTAATCAGAATTCTGGACCAGATCAGAAGTGGGGAGATATGTGGCATGTCACAAGCCCTGTTCTTTCTAAGTGCCTTGGTCCTAGGCATACCCAAATCTTCTGAAGGTGTATTAGACTCAGCTGTAACCAGCAAAAGTAGCTCCTTAGGATACCAGGTGGGGAAATTCTATTAAGCAGATCAGgtccctgtggaactgaacaggCAAATAAATGGACAGACCAACAGATGAGAGAGATGACTTAGGTGCAGGCAGGGCCAAGTCCAGTGGGCAGTGAGGTCAGGCACTTGCTAGAGCCCCAAAACCAGCAAAGAGGCTACTGCTCCAACAGCAACGCTGCTTCCAGTATGTACAAAGCAACCATGGAAGGCAGGGGCTCTAGGAGAGAATTCATCATTGTTGCTGATTATTAGAGTGACTGCCATACTATGTGTATAAAAACAAACACTGACTGAAGCTTAATCTTTTGCACCCTATTTCACTAAGTGAAAAGTACTACACATGCATGTATCTTTCATTTCTCCCTTTGTTTCCTTCCTCTGGTTATTGTTCAATGTGTTGGTTTTaagatatttttattttttcccttgTCTCCTGATCTTTATTTGCTGCATAACTTCTTAGGCGTCTATATTATTTTTGACTGATGGGGGTTCTTCGCTTTTTaatgtttgttcatatttgtCACTTCAGCAGTCACCATGTAGCTGGGAAAGTAGGTATAACTACTGAAAACAACCACATATTTGCATCTACTTTTCTGGGCAAAATCTAGAGCCTATGAAAAGGAGGCTTGAATCCTTGCACAGCTGCAGACTGTTGTGTTGTCAAATTTTCAGTGTTGAGTTCCTATCAGCATGGAGAGCAGCCAGGGGAAAATATGTCAAATTCCCCAGGGCCCTAAAAGAATATTTCAGTTCCCTATGGATCAACTTCTCGTTTTGTAACAGTGAGAATTTTCTCAGGCTTGAAAAGACAAGCAAGATATTGATTAAAAGTGACTAATTATAATAACCATTTTTATAGTGCAATCCTTAAAGGGATGCAAATCAATTTAGGACTGAATTGTTAATATGCTTCTCAAAAATTGACATGATTTTTATTCTCTTATTCTGAAGTACACATTCTGCACCCAAAACTGAAAAGTTTCTGCTGTGTAACTCCACAAGGAAATACTTTATGGAAGTATCTTAGTAACATTTTTTCCCTCCCTAACCAGTGGTTTTGGCAATTATGTAACTCCAATTTGGCAATTATGTAACTCAATAGGCAGTAAGTGCTGGGAATCTAGCTTTCTCTGCTTTCTAAACAATAGATGCACACTTTTTGGCTTTGAACAAGGTTCTCAGTCTTTATAATCACCCATCATAAGTCTCCAAACTGTTTCCCGAGGCACTTTCAGATGGACTATCCTGAGTTTTGGGGAACTTCAAGCTCATTAGCCATCTGAGCATATCCTCTCATTTTACAAGGAGCTTAGACTACTATCTTTTGCACACTTACTTGTAAATAAAACTCAGTGAAATTTTCTTCCAGCAAAGAGGCACAGAATCAGGCTGCAATCTGGTGACAGTGAAGGCTACTCTGAATGCACTTATTGCTGCTGAACCCAGAAAGTATCCATTGAACTAGGGCTTGAATGTGGCAGATCATTCTGGAATATTTGATTTCTGATTAATATTCCAAATTTAAGCTACTAAAATTATGCAATTGTGGCATTATTTTGGTTTCTTTTATTCCAATTGCATGCaaataaaaatcaattaaaatgtgCACAAGATGACTTTGAAAACAAATTAATACAATAAGCAGATCTTAAGATATAGTACTTAATTCCGTCCAAGCCCATGTCTTGGAAGACATTTCCTATTCTAAACAAATTAATCTAATATGCCTTCATTtcaatctttaaaaaagaaacaatgaataaaactacattttgAGTGCAATCTAAAGGAGGagtttcttgggagtaagccccactaaaTAACATGGGACACTTCTAAGTAGATCATTTTCACCTGACTTTGTTGCAATTTTTCTTAAGAATCTAGTTTGCTAGATATAttttaacatttgcaaggatataaattttaaaactttttaaattatttaaatattgcAACTGTAGCAATCTGGTAGTAAATGTACATTTTAAAacttgcagattttttaaaaaggtccaaGTAGTTTGACCGCATCACCTTATGCCTCATTATGCTGCTAACTATATGCGTCTTTTACTGTTAGCTTTAGTGGTGGTTTTAATGCTGCAGGTGTAGCGAACTGCGGGTAAAGGCCTTCCTTTAGTTCGCCATACACCAGGTAGCTAACAATTTCTCGGTGTATtataaaaaaaggagaaaaatattCTCTCCTTTTACGCCGTGCACAATTTTACGTGTTATTTGTCGATAGGTTCTGCATAGGAGCGTCTTACTCCTGAGGAGTACCCAAACCTGCTTTAGGAGCAACCTTTCGGGTATGGCCGCCGCAAGCTCTGCCAAGAGGTACTTCCAGCCGGAGAGCTCTGGGGAACTTCAAGATCTCCGGGTGTCCCGCAACTAGCTTTCACCTGCGAGCCATGCGGTCATTACCTGCCCATTTTTGGTCAAGACGTCTTTCAAGCCTGCCTGCACAAACTGCCCCGAAAATGAACCCAGCATGGGGCGACCACGCACTACCTCGAGTCGCGGGAAACCACGAGGGGAAAAGttcacccccccccttttcagcCCCGCCTTCCGAACGAAGCCCTCACGTTTAATCAGGGCCGCCTTAGCCTAAACTCCCTGCGGGCACCTAGCACAGTAAAGCGGAGAGCGAAAGGCACTTGACTGGGACTGGGAAGCGTTTCTCATCAGCGCGGCCTGCCACAGTTGGTTTGTGCTTCGTCCCTTCTTCGCCAGCATGGCCCATGGCCGGAATAACTGCGCTGCAGGCCAGGAGCCCCCAGCCCAACGTGGGCGCCTAGCACAAACCAACTGTGGCAGGGGTCGGTCTCCCCCACTCCTGTGTTCAAAGTTCCAGTGGGGCTGAGCCCGGAGCAGGGCGTTTATATGCTTGGAGATCCTAGGTAGATAACGGTCCAACTCTTAGGCATGCTCACACATCACTGCTAGACTTTCTTCAACCCCGCCCCCCGCCCAAAAAAAGTGTACTTCCTCCATAAAAACTGTAGTGGTTGCCACTTGTTGAATCTAAAGTGGAGTCCAGTCCTCAATTCTGTTAATTAAGGTGCTACCTGCTTTATTTTTTACACATCCTTAGATGCTTTAAACATTATTGTGATGTTGGCATTTTCTGTTAtgctatgtaagctgccctgagcctgcttgggcggggagggcgggatataaattaaattaaatattattaaaattCACTTCAAAAAGCTCCACAGAGCTCGTTTTGATACAGCAGCCACCTCCAGTACACCTCATGAAAATCTAGGTTACAACTGATTGGTTCCCTAGCTGCAGAGAACAAAAAGGTGCTCTGAGCCATTGGGGGTGGGCGGGTAGGGAATTCTATGGGTGaatctcatacacacacacacaaaatggggcTGTAAAGTATGGGGTGCTTTTGAGAAATAGGCTGCATTTTCTTTATATGCTCTTTCCTATCCAGACATTAAGCTGCTGCATGGTTATTTAAGGAGGCGCAGACAGGTGCATCTTCAcaatctagagttgccagctccaggttgtgaaatttctggatatttgaggatggagcctggggaggcagggctgaccctgccactagacaaactaggcatttCTGGGGGTGTGGAATTgggcactccccccctcccatgcaaCATGGTGTATCAGTGCAAGGGGAGgcaagttagccttgcctagggtacctgACAGTCTAGGCCCAGCTctgtggggaggacagggacctcagtagggtataatgccatagagtccatcctccaaagcagtgtttcccatttgcagggtcgtgacccagtactgggccacggaagcctcactactgggtcacaagaaaaagcaaagctagccccgcccccagcaaagctagccctgccccatctctgtgttgtgcagagagccagtttggtgtggagagccagtttgatgtagtggttaagtgtgcagtctcttatctgggagaaccgggtttgattccccactcctccacttgcacctgctggcatggccttgggtcagccatagctctggcagaggttgtccttgaaagggcagctgctgtgagagccctctccagccccacccacctcacagggtgtctgttgtgggggaggaaggtaaaggagattgtgagccgctctgagactcttcggagcggaaggccgaatataaatccaatatcatcttcttcttccttctcccccgctgccagtgttgagagaaaagctagcatccactggcactttagacccatgaagtgttcttcaaagtatgagctttcatgtgccttgcagtatgctcttttggggagatttccccgggaggtcTGGACAGCAAAGAAGGAGGTGTGTTTTGTTTTCCAGCCAGgaagggtggggagtgggcattccagtagctatttttttttttaaccaaacgacccctgggcataATTTTTGCtgactggggtcatctgatggtgaggctttttttttctttgcccctcccctttctttctttccctgtaagtgatgctctgtccatattcttggtgctgggagggggggaagcaacagtgggagggcttctagtgccctggccccactggtggacattctggtgcctttcgggcattgtatgagggaattttggactgcatagtccactggcctgatccaacatggctcctcttatgtttatgttcttccatgtctttcttttcctttccttccatttaattttctttcttccttccatttttactggatgaaacctTTCTGTTCattatactgttgttgcagacataggagctctgccaatgaaaagttggcacccccagttgtagccaggtggccttctatgagatttctgtgtgagtgagtgagagtaagaggtgtggggcagaaagagattattggagattacggCAGTAtctctcaacagcactggaagcgatggtactatgaacctggcaccattttactggtcctgcttttaacagctgtctgacaccaaaattaaactcctcctgtagatattaaaaaggatgaaagtagttcactggctaagtaactgcacaacaggttgcaaaggcatgggaaacacagccagtaaaaagctgcaagcccctcataaatatcctttttgggataactgcagaaaagcttgtatgaacttcatataacttgaaattaattcattaattgcagtacaattctctgctacctttcacagcaatttccccatgtttcaaccaaagaaatgtatgaaaaatagctgttgaaaggttttcttgaaaccaagcaagcttggttgtaagcttgaggcagggttccagtagtagcagttgaaggaagggcctactaaatgtgtcatcatattttggggtagagcagctgccagtgcccagtgtgggtggtacacagtgctggcatttctGTTggtaatggcaacagcactcccaactgcatacactggccagtgctgttgaggaagggatgtgtaggtggtgcaggcaattgaacatgggcataagccttgcaagctggagaagaatacacaaacagataggtgcatgcagatgtgggggtgaaaagagaggaccgcccactttacacccccattttggctcagcatgagtttcagagagatttttctgaaaatgaatttactttcaaagaagaggcaggtttggggaagtgccctggaagtgacatcacaggaaaaagtggagttttggttcagtgtgccccggaagtgacatcacttggtccttgacaccacaggaaatgacataattcctgtctcccagctccacctccaaagtctcctgtctccacccccaagttTTAGtgagccacgaaggagaagtgtaaaaataaccaggccacgagaaagaaaagtttgagaaaccctgctccaaagcatccattttctccagggagactgctctcttttgtctggagatgagctgtaatctgggagatccccaggttccacttggaggctggcatccctatgataCACACACCCATACATGGTGCAGATGTAGTCCAGTAAATGTTGACAATACTGGTGATAAGATTTTGAAATACTATATGTTGAAGATGTTATTTCTCCACTTTCCAGACATACAAAAATGAATGCTGACAGAAATATTTAGATAGTGATATATCAAGTTTCAACCATGTAGCTATCTCTTAATATTGTAGATATTCAGAGAATTTATTTGGGGTTATCCACATTTTCAAGCAACTGTCAACATCCACCAGATTTCAAGCATTTGGTCTGCAGCTATCAAACGAGTGttgaatacaattttttttttaaaaaatcttgaaatAAACCTAGTCTCGTCCTGTCTTTTCAATTTAACACTTCACTGTATGCAAGAACTCtcttttttcctctcttttttgtaCATTATTTAGATGTACAATATACATAACATTATTAATAAAAGGAAAACCattattttgtgtatttttattttgcaCATTTACATACAGAGAATAAGAAGTATCTTACATATGCACACAAAACCATGAACACTGCAGAGGGCTGGAAGCATTTTAATCATGATTTTGAAACAGCTACCAGTTTTCTTCTATCCCAGACTGCCACTTTTCTCCTCTCCATTTGATGGGAGTCATGACAAGCAAGGAGCCTGTCTGAGCATCTGTGTAATAATAAGACACCAACTCCACTGGCCACGGCATCCTGATATCTCTTATTTCCAATATCCCGATCAGGCTTCTCAAGATGCTCTTTAATCTTTCACTACTCTTGGTCCTAATTCAAGTTCTGTCCTTCAGGGTGCACTGGCGTGCATCTTCTCTAGACAGCTTGTCCAAAAGGAGACAAGTCGGTTGTCCTTGTTCCCGCAGAAGTCTGTGAAATCCTTCAGCAGCCGATCAGCAAATTTCTCATCCCCTGTGGCACTGGACCTCCATGTCTTGGTCAGCATGGTATTGTATGCCCAGTTGTAGCCAATGTGCTCTTCACAGAAGACATTTTGATTGGTGGAGCTGGTAGAATTGCGCCGTCGTCTCTGCTGTCCAGAGAACTTCCGCTTCGAGTATGGCAATTGAAGAAACACAGTCCCTGAATGAAATGGAACAAGGTTTTAATGAGTGTCAGTCATCTCACGGTGCAGTTATATAGCCATGAGTTTTGTTACGTTTCCTAACAGGAAAAGAAAGTGAAAACTGACTTAGCATTCTCGCTAAAGTTAGTTTTTTATTTCCTACAAAGCTTAATTATGAAGAGGAGCTGAATTGCTCCAAACAGTTCTAAT containing:
- the ANHX gene encoding anomalous homeobox protein, with the protein product MKRFLALLKRNDCEDSPQTKLLDEAGRLCQNFQHSSRRIVHLEKLVKAMKQGRHWEFLLTNIHVVRASVLVHIHSSQYNLACKLLEGCRAIEKEELVQLWNEIHYHKAMEKWHKQSLTPVQKFRCRQRNPPPASFCPEGVKNRNYPKEVRQILQRFAVEMTSKPSREQREGLARATNRKPQHIYNWFANYRRRQKSRSNQPKQPAQLVGLKDIAHPEKSQAERTEGQKGPTQNTGQPSFCYQVE